The Vreelandella piezotolerans genomic interval TAGCTACGCCGAGAAACTGGGCGTCAACCTGGACGACCTGCTGGTCTCTCAGCCGGACACGGGTGAGCAAGCGCTGGAGATTACCGACATGCTGGTGCGCTCCGGCGGTGTCGATGTGATCATCATCGACTCCGTGGCGGCGCTAACCCCGCGTGCCGAGATCGAAGGCGAAATGGGCGACTCCCACGTCGGCCTGCAGGCGCGTTTGATGTCCCAGGCGCTGCGTAAAATCACCGGTAACATCAAAAACGCGAACTGCTTGGTGGTCTTCATCAATCAGATTCGTATGAAAATCGGCGTGATGTTCGGCAGCCCCGAGACCACGACCGGCGGTAACGCGCTGAAGTTCTACTCCAGCGTTCGCTTGGATATTCGCCGCACCGGTTCGGTGAAGGCGGGAGACGAAGTCACCGGTAACGAAACCCGCGTGAAAGTAGTGAAGAACAAGGTGGCGCCGCCGTTCCGTCAGGCCGAGTTCCAAATCCTGTACGGCAAAGGTATTTACCACGCCGGCGAGGTCATCGATCTTGGCGTGCAGTGCAACTTGGTCGATAAAGCGGGCGCTTGGTACAGCTACAAAGGCAACAAGATCGGTCAAGGCAAAGCCAATGCGGCCCAGTACTTGGAAGAGCATCCCGAGATCATGAACGAGATCGAGACTCAAATCCGTGAACAGCTCCTCGCCAAGGCCGAGCCGAAGAAAGAAGAAGCGCCCGCCGCGGATGTGGCCGCCGATGGCGACGACGATCTGCTCTAAACGGCCATTCCCGTTGGCGTGGAAAAGAGGAGGGTGCCATGTTCCCCTCTAATGCAGATGCCTCGCCACGGGACGTGGCTATTCAACTGCTGGCTCGGCGCGAGTACTCGCGCGTCGAGCTGGCGCGTAAACTTCAGCAAAAATCCTTCGACGGCGATGAAATCGAGGCCTGCCTCGATGCGCTGGCCGAACAGTCTCTCCAATCGGATGCGCGCTTTGCCGAGAGCTTCGTCCGTTCGCGAATTGCCCGTGGGCAGGGCGTGATCCGCATCAAGGGCGAACTTCGTCAGCGAGGTATCGATCAGGAGACACTGACGGCTGCGCTAGAGGCCGTCGAGGAGCGAGAAGCCATCGATTGGTTCGAGCTGGCCAAAGAGACCCTAGCAAGACGTTACGACTCCCCCGGCGATACACCCAAAGAGCGCGCCAAGCGCGAGCGTTTTCTGGCGACACGTGGCTTTGACTTCGAGCAAATCCGCTACGCGCTTTCCTGCCTATAATACGCCCTTTGGAACCGCTCGTTTTAGGTTCTGCCACTAACTGCGG includes:
- the recA gene encoding recombinase RecA, with amino-acid sequence MAQEDNRTKALNAALSQIDRQFGKGTVMRLGDAPRVVMPSVSTGSLGLDIALGIGGLPFGRVVEIFGPESSGKTTLTLSVIAQAQKQGKVCAFVDAEHALDPSYAEKLGVNLDDLLVSQPDTGEQALEITDMLVRSGGVDVIIIDSVAALTPRAEIEGEMGDSHVGLQARLMSQALRKITGNIKNANCLVVFINQIRMKIGVMFGSPETTTGGNALKFYSSVRLDIRRTGSVKAGDEVTGNETRVKVVKNKVAPPFRQAEFQILYGKGIYHAGEVIDLGVQCNLVDKAGAWYSYKGNKIGQGKANAAQYLEEHPEIMNEIETQIREQLLAKAEPKKEEAPAADVAADGDDDLL
- a CDS encoding regulatory protein RecX; protein product: MFPSNADASPRDVAIQLLARREYSRVELARKLQQKSFDGDEIEACLDALAEQSLQSDARFAESFVRSRIARGQGVIRIKGELRQRGIDQETLTAALEAVEEREAIDWFELAKETLARRYDSPGDTPKERAKRERFLATRGFDFEQIRYALSCL